In Acaryochloris marina S15, a single genomic region encodes these proteins:
- a CDS encoding MFS transporter, with protein MSFGFFGIQFGWGLQMANTSSIFEHLGARVHQLPMLWLAAPLTGLIVQPIIGYLSDHTWGPLGRRRPYFLVGAISGSVALILMPNASSLWMAVGLLWILDTSANVSMTPFRSFVGDLLPEEQRTLGFTIQGVFHGLAGVIASALPWLLHHVFGVIESQENFHTVPVAVKLSFYIGAFIFLGAVVWTVVTTTEPLPEEFEAAHLQAVQTDSKGMVSDIGIALREMPATMRQLAWVQFCSWFGMFCVFLYFPPAIAHNIFGATSEGTLLYSTGIEWAGLCIAMYNGVCCLFSFILPKLTKQISLKRTHSLCLMCGALGLCSLLWIHNQYVLLLPMIGVGIAWASMLSLPYAMLVNALPANKSGLYMGIFNFFIVLPEIVAALGLGWMMSHIFAGNRLAAVVLGGGFMMIAALLTQRVQTNLEPQNPDSSRETFESLVSMH; from the coding sequence ATGAGTTTTGGCTTTTTTGGTATTCAGTTTGGCTGGGGCCTGCAAATGGCCAACACCAGCAGTATTTTTGAACATTTGGGAGCCCGAGTCCACCAACTCCCCATGCTCTGGTTAGCCGCTCCCCTCACAGGGTTAATCGTACAGCCCATTATTGGGTATTTGAGTGACCATACCTGGGGACCTTTGGGACGGCGTCGGCCTTATTTTTTGGTGGGTGCGATCTCAGGTTCGGTAGCACTCATTTTGATGCCCAATGCTTCCAGTCTATGGATGGCGGTGGGATTACTGTGGATTCTGGATACCTCTGCCAATGTCAGCATGACGCCGTTTCGCTCTTTTGTTGGAGATCTGCTACCCGAAGAGCAACGCACTTTAGGATTTACGATTCAAGGTGTTTTTCACGGCTTAGCGGGGGTGATTGCGTCGGCTTTGCCATGGTTGCTGCACCATGTGTTTGGTGTGATTGAATCTCAAGAGAATTTTCATACTGTGCCCGTGGCCGTTAAGCTCTCCTTCTATATTGGGGCTTTTATCTTTCTGGGGGCAGTGGTTTGGACCGTTGTAACTACAACCGAACCTCTACCAGAAGAGTTTGAAGCGGCTCATTTGCAGGCGGTTCAGACTGATTCAAAAGGTATGGTATCGGATATTGGTATCGCTTTACGAGAGATGCCTGCAACGATGCGCCAACTGGCTTGGGTACAGTTCTGTAGCTGGTTTGGGATGTTTTGTGTGTTTTTATATTTCCCACCTGCGATCGCACATAATATCTTCGGTGCTACGTCAGAAGGCACCTTACTCTACAGCACAGGTATTGAATGGGCGGGATTATGCATTGCCATGTATAACGGCGTTTGCTGCCTTTTTTCCTTTATTCTGCCCAAATTAACCAAGCAGATCAGCCTTAAAAGAACCCATTCCTTATGTCTCATGTGTGGCGCCTTGGGGCTTTGCTCCTTGTTATGGATTCATAACCAATATGTTCTGCTGCTACCCATGATTGGGGTAGGGATTGCTTGGGCTAGTATGCTCTCTTTGCCCTACGCAATGTTGGTCAACGCTTTACCGGCCAACAAAAGCGGTTTATACATGGGGATTTTCAACTTCTTCATCGTGTTACCAGAAATCGTTGCCGCCTTAGGTCTGGGATGGATGATGAGTCATATTTTTGCCGGAAATCGTCTAGCCGCCGTTGTCTTAGGTGGTGGGTTTATGATGATTGCGGCCCTGCTGACCCAACGAGTGCAAACCAATCTAGAACCTCAGAACCCAGATTCAAGCCGTGAGACTTTTGAGAGCTTGGTTAGCATGCATTAA
- a CDS encoding sodium:solute symporter family protein, with the protein MADTLLPGGIIAFLIATLGIGVYASKQIKGDSVNFLVAGRGLTLPLAAATLMAQSVDSNATLGNTDLASEFGFWAGASLPLGLALCLFLTALFFAKPMNRMGLITLPDFYRVKYGRTTEWVAAVLMVVSFSFLLAGNLVAGGYLFQTFLGMSYTIGVILLAVIVLIYTASGGLFAVAYTDAIQVLIALVGSLCLLGYIGLNFGFSIPAGTGPFALEQMTSPAAGSLVNWATLLALGLGDIVAIDFMARIFSAESPETAQRACLIGSLGTVIIGVPFSIIALSAPEILATAGVTAEGPILYALLQNVVPSFLALLVIVAILSASLSTADGAILGTSSVIAHNILGIRHDQHNGSGDRLLALTRSMAVVITAMGVFFALKVPQTGVLLLLAFDLGFAGLLVPLAGGLFYPKATKEGALACIIVGSLTRLLLFALMPVTFGIKNTLVYIPNSIFTADFDGIPTLISPLIGLCLFLVISKLTYQPMPIAEKPVRRTLQKI; encoded by the coding sequence ATGGCTGACACATTGCTTCCTGGGGGTATCATTGCATTCCTCATAGCAACCCTAGGCATCGGCGTTTATGCTTCAAAACAAATTAAAGGAGACAGTGTCAATTTTTTAGTCGCGGGCCGAGGGCTGACCCTGCCGTTGGCAGCCGCTACATTAATGGCCCAATCCGTCGACTCAAATGCCACCCTTGGCAATACGGATCTGGCTTCAGAATTCGGATTTTGGGCAGGAGCCTCACTACCGCTGGGGTTAGCACTATGTCTGTTCCTGACAGCTCTCTTTTTCGCAAAACCGATGAATCGGATGGGCTTAATCACGTTACCGGATTTCTATCGGGTGAAATATGGGCGGACCACCGAATGGGTAGCAGCAGTTCTGATGGTCGTTAGCTTCTCTTTTTTGCTAGCAGGCAATCTAGTTGCCGGGGGATATTTGTTCCAAACCTTTTTAGGCATGTCCTACACCATTGGCGTTATTTTGCTAGCGGTCATTGTTTTGATCTACACCGCGAGTGGCGGATTATTTGCGGTTGCCTATACCGATGCCATTCAAGTATTGATTGCTCTAGTGGGTTCGCTATGCCTATTAGGTTATATTGGGCTAAATTTTGGCTTCAGTATTCCCGCAGGTACAGGTCCCTTTGCCCTTGAACAGATGACTAGCCCTGCAGCAGGTTCCCTAGTCAATTGGGCAACGCTGCTAGCCCTGGGACTAGGAGATATCGTTGCCATTGACTTCATGGCTCGAATCTTTTCTGCAGAAAGTCCTGAAACAGCTCAAAGAGCTTGCTTGATTGGCTCTTTAGGTACCGTAATTATTGGTGTCCCTTTCTCGATCATCGCTCTGTCTGCACCTGAGATTCTGGCAACGGCGGGGGTTACTGCTGAGGGTCCTATTCTTTATGCGTTGTTGCAGAATGTAGTGCCTTCATTTTTGGCATTATTAGTAATTGTGGCGATTTTATCGGCCTCTCTTTCAACCGCAGATGGGGCTATTTTAGGAACGTCCTCGGTGATTGCTCATAATATCCTCGGTATTCGCCATGATCAGCACAATGGTAGTGGTGATCGTCTTCTCGCCTTGACCCGCTCGATGGCGGTGGTCATTACTGCCATGGGGGTGTTTTTTGCACTGAAAGTTCCCCAAACGGGAGTGTTACTCCTGTTGGCCTTTGATCTGGGGTTTGCAGGGCTGCTGGTCCCTTTGGCAGGGGGTCTATTTTATCCAAAAGCGACTAAAGAAGGTGCATTGGCCTGCATTATTGTGGGATCGTTGACTCGGCTTCTTCTATTTGCACTGATGCCTGTGACGTTTGGGATTAAAAATACCCTTGTATACATACCCAATAGTATTTTTACTGCCGATTTTGATGGTATTCCCACTTTAATTAGCCCTTTGATTGGATTATGCCTATTTTTAGTAATTTCTAAGTTAACCTATCAACCCATGCCTATTGCTGAAAAGCCTGTTCGGCGCACTCTCCAGAAAATTTAA
- a CDS encoding DUF4347 domain-containing protein yields MPHPMKSRSADQMLPLTESCQQAQSIVVVDAAVNNYQYLLANHLLGIDVHILDGQQDGIAQLQTLLLKSQYLSSLHLICQGAPGQLQLGTTLLSEVNLWAYADDIRHWRSSLSDNAEIFIYGCDLAAHRVGQAFISWLKLLTGAYVHVY; encoded by the coding sequence ATGCCACACCCCATGAAAAGTCGATCAGCAGATCAGATGCTTCCCCTGACAGAATCTTGTCAGCAAGCCCAATCTATCGTCGTGGTTGATGCAGCCGTCAATAACTATCAGTACTTACTCGCCAATCACCTTCTCGGTATAGATGTTCATATTCTGGATGGTCAACAGGACGGTATCGCTCAACTTCAAACCCTATTACTGAAGTCTCAGTATTTATCCAGCCTTCACCTAATCTGTCAGGGAGCACCAGGCCAGCTACAACTGGGAACCACCTTACTGAGTGAAGTTAATCTATGGGCCTACGCTGACGACATTCGCCATTGGCGAAGTAGTTTGAGTGATAATGCTGAAATTTTCATCTACGGATGTGACCTAGCGGCTCACCGAGTCGGCCAAGCTTTTATTTCTTGGCTAAAACTTCTAACAGGCGCTTATGTCCATGTCTATTAA
- a CDS encoding thioredoxin domain-containing protein produces MPNRLAHSASLYLRKHADNPIDWWPWCEEALERAAQENKPIFLSVGYSSCHWCTVMEGEAFSNVEIAEYMNAQYIPIKVDREERPDIDSIYMQAVQAMTGQGGWPLNMFLTPGDLVPFYGGTYFPEEPKYGRPGFLQVLEAIRSFYDNEKQKLDAQKEKLSGHLQSSTVLNPIGALQPELLSQGIAKNTTVLINQTPGPSFPMIPYAAIALHGSRFETPEQEQAQQACRQRGLDLALGGIYDHVAGGFHRYTVDPNWTVPHFEKMLYDNGQIVEYLANLWSSGVEEPAFERAIAGTVAWLKREMTAEAGYFYAAQDADNFVTTEDVEPEEGRFYTWTDSELTHLLTAEEYSALADIFNLSAKGNFEDGLTVLQRQQPGVISEPVEEALRKLFQVRYGERPESLTTFPPATNNQVAKTHPWPGRIPPVTDTKMIVAWNSLMISGLARAAAVFQQPDYLALATQAATFILDQQWSEGRLHRVNYDGEIAVIAQSEDYALLIKAFLDLHQACQSLAVDQANRWLEAAQTTQAEFDQHLWAVEGGGYFNTGSEMSEELLIRERSWLDNATPAANGVAIASLIRLSLVCDRTEYLSQAEQALQTFGQVMDSSTQACPSLFVALDWYFHHTSIRTSATDLASTYLPTAVYSQSSEVPPGAMGLVCQGFSCLEPPTTLEELQQQISDSLTRHQV; encoded by the coding sequence ATGCCGAATCGTCTTGCCCATTCTGCTAGTCTATATCTGCGCAAACATGCTGATAATCCCATTGACTGGTGGCCCTGGTGTGAAGAAGCCCTAGAACGTGCGGCTCAAGAGAATAAGCCCATTTTTCTCTCTGTAGGGTATTCCAGCTGCCATTGGTGCACGGTGATGGAAGGAGAAGCTTTCTCAAATGTTGAGATTGCCGAGTATATGAACGCGCAGTATATCCCCATCAAGGTGGATCGAGAAGAAAGGCCAGATATCGATAGCATCTATATGCAGGCGGTCCAGGCGATGACTGGGCAGGGAGGATGGCCTCTGAATATGTTTTTAACGCCGGGGGATTTGGTGCCTTTTTATGGCGGCACCTATTTCCCCGAAGAGCCGAAATATGGACGCCCTGGCTTTCTGCAAGTTCTTGAAGCGATTCGCAGTTTTTATGACAATGAGAAACAAAAATTAGATGCCCAAAAGGAAAAACTCAGTGGCCATCTGCAAAGCTCAACGGTGCTCAATCCTATTGGTGCCCTCCAGCCTGAGCTATTGAGTCAAGGCATTGCCAAAAATACGACGGTGCTCATTAACCAAACACCTGGGCCAAGTTTTCCCATGATTCCCTATGCTGCGATCGCACTTCACGGATCGCGTTTTGAAACCCCAGAACAAGAGCAGGCTCAGCAAGCCTGTCGCCAGCGGGGACTGGATTTGGCCTTGGGGGGAATTTATGACCATGTGGCCGGAGGGTTTCATCGCTACACAGTAGACCCCAATTGGACGGTGCCTCATTTTGAAAAGATGCTCTACGATAATGGTCAAATTGTCGAATATTTGGCCAATTTGTGGAGTTCGGGCGTTGAAGAACCGGCTTTTGAGCGGGCGATTGCTGGCACTGTTGCCTGGTTAAAGCGAGAAATGACTGCAGAAGCTGGCTATTTTTATGCGGCCCAAGATGCCGACAACTTTGTCACAACGGAAGATGTAGAGCCCGAGGAGGGGCGCTTTTACACCTGGACTGACTCGGAGCTGACCCATCTGCTGACTGCAGAAGAATACTCAGCCCTGGCAGATATTTTTAACTTGAGTGCTAAGGGCAACTTTGAAGATGGACTAACGGTACTACAGCGCCAGCAACCCGGCGTAATCAGCGAACCGGTGGAAGAAGCTCTGCGGAAACTCTTTCAGGTCCGGTATGGAGAACGGCCCGAATCCCTGACGACCTTTCCACCTGCCACCAATAACCAGGTGGCGAAAACCCATCCTTGGCCCGGTCGGATCCCCCCGGTCACCGATACCAAAATGATTGTGGCCTGGAATAGCTTGATGATTTCAGGATTAGCCCGAGCAGCTGCGGTGTTTCAACAGCCTGATTATCTGGCTTTGGCAACTCAAGCCGCCACCTTTATCTTGGACCAGCAATGGTCAGAGGGACGGCTCCATCGCGTCAATTATGATGGCGAAATTGCCGTGATCGCCCAATCAGAGGATTATGCGCTGCTGATCAAGGCTTTTCTGGATCTTCATCAGGCTTGTCAAAGCCTGGCAGTGGATCAAGCCAATCGGTGGTTAGAGGCAGCGCAAACCACACAGGCTGAATTTGATCAGCATTTATGGGCTGTGGAAGGGGGTGGCTATTTCAATACTGGTAGTGAAATGTCTGAAGAGCTGCTGATTCGAGAGCGGAGCTGGTTGGATAATGCCACGCCTGCTGCAAATGGGGTTGCGATCGCAAGTCTGATACGCCTGAGTTTGGTTTGCGATCGCACCGAGTATCTCAGCCAAGCTGAACAAGCCCTGCAAACCTTTGGCCAAGTAATGGACTCCTCAACCCAGGCCTGCCCTAGCCTGTTTGTCGCCTTGGACTGGTACTTCCATCACACCTCCATTCGGACATCAGCAACAGACTTAGCGTCCACGTATTTACCCACCGCTGTATATAGCCAATCTTCTGAAGTTCCTCCCGGTGCAATGGGCTTAGTTTGTCAAGGGTTCAGTTGTCTAGAGCCTCCCACCACCTTGGAAGAACTCCAACAACAAATTTCAGACAGCCTTACTCGGCATCAGGTTTAG
- a CDS encoding HNH endonuclease: MTRMETCLQLFNQMQGAKLRAHAAVNRVYVQYREQYQDWRQTPEARHLIKQQLQKLGDICPICQRGLAVTNSTIDHLEPKRNHISKTLCQENMLVMCWGCNVSKGTQPFVRWRRQLHPFRQQSLDYAIMQIHGEARLAELLEPTTVKQH; this comes from the coding sequence ATGACACGGATGGAAACTTGCCTGCAACTCTTTAACCAAATGCAAGGGGCAAAGCTGCGGGCCCATGCGGCGGTGAACCGAGTGTATGTCCAATACCGAGAGCAGTACCAAGATTGGCGACAAACGCCGGAAGCACGTCACCTGATCAAGCAGCAGCTCCAGAAACTGGGAGACATTTGCCCCATCTGCCAGCGAGGATTAGCGGTCACCAATAGCACCATTGACCACCTTGAACCCAAGCGAAACCATATCAGTAAAACCTTGTGTCAAGAAAATATGCTGGTGATGTGTTGGGGGTGCAACGTCAGCAAAGGGACTCAACCTTTTGTTCGATGGCGACGGCAACTACATCCGTTTCGCCAACAGTCTCTGGATTATGCCATTATGCAAATTCATGGGGAAGCTAGACTAGCTGAATTACTTGAACCCACTACAGTAAAGCAACATTAA
- a CDS encoding DUF2004 domain-containing protein, translating into MFEIPYFGKIDNQNLPDYLETEIQFDKKSVELDLNFEALSLGEVELHQIKVFLGLLPQNIRLAQKYLNHLAKDNELVVEYFECHQDLIEDYGLRLELGTLILTRVGIYPSNECYSVFDFTFPNDLSDRFLSVVLNHDSCLIDITHES; encoded by the coding sequence ATGTTTGAAATACCTTACTTTGGGAAAATCGATAATCAGAACCTACCTGACTATCTTGAAACAGAAATTCAATTTGACAAAAAATCAGTTGAATTGGACTTAAACTTTGAGGCGTTAAGTTTGGGTGAGGTTGAACTCCACCAGATAAAAGTCTTTTTGGGTCTCCTGCCGCAGAATATAAGACTTGCCCAGAAATATCTAAATCACTTAGCTAAAGATAATGAGTTAGTCGTTGAATATTTTGAGTGCCACCAAGACTTGATTGAGGACTATGGACTTAGGTTAGAGCTTGGTACGCTTATTCTCACGAGAGTAGGGATCTACCCAAGCAATGAGTGCTACTCAGTATTTGACTTCACATTCCCGAATGATTTAAGTGATAGATTTTTGTCTGTTGTGCTAAATCATGATAGCTGTCTAATTGACATTACCCATGAGAGTTAA
- a CDS encoding YaiI/YqxD family protein — MKIWVDADACPNVIKEILYRAVKRVKIHLTLVANQYINPPASDYINAVQVPAGFDGADNHIVEQMQEGDLVITADIPLAAAVIEKLGHALNPRGELYTQNNMRERLAMRNFMEEMREGGLVTGGPPALNQRDRQLFANQLDRFLAKHHQPSD, encoded by the coding sequence ATGAAAATTTGGGTTGATGCCGATGCCTGCCCGAATGTGATCAAAGAAATTCTGTATCGAGCGGTCAAGCGGGTCAAAATCCACCTAACTTTGGTTGCGAATCAATATATCAATCCGCCTGCATCCGATTACATCAATGCTGTTCAAGTCCCAGCCGGCTTTGATGGCGCTGATAACCATATTGTTGAGCAGATGCAGGAAGGGGATCTAGTCATCACGGCTGACATTCCCCTTGCCGCTGCTGTAATCGAAAAATTGGGCCATGCCCTAAACCCCCGAGGTGAACTGTATACGCAAAACAATATGCGGGAACGGCTTGCCATGCGCAACTTTATGGAAGAGATGCGAGAAGGTGGATTGGTCACTGGAGGGCCACCCGCATTAAATCAACGGGATCGGCAACTGTTTGCCAATCAGCTCGATCGATTTTTAGCCAAGCACCATCAGCCTTCTGACTGA
- a CDS encoding bifunctional 2-polyprenyl-6-hydroxyphenol methylase/3-demethylubiquinol 3-O-methyltransferase UbiG, producing the protein MESHENITIAEYQATANSFREGTWDHDVSQNRQVLMQWMPRNPGRILDLGCGPGRDLVAFKAEGHEVIGLDATPAFVEMAQQTGCEVWQQTFLDLDLPECYFDGVFANASLLHVPQTSMESVLQNLWQSLVEEGVIVLSMARGNQEGFVNRPSGQRFVSYWEYETLAPLVQAAGFTITDHYYRPPGLPKDQQSWVVIVAVKSQSEG; encoded by the coding sequence GTGGAATCCCACGAAAATATCACTATTGCTGAATATCAGGCCACTGCCAACAGCTTCCGAGAAGGAACTTGGGACCATGATGTCTCCCAAAATCGACAGGTGTTAATGCAATGGATGCCCCGTAATCCAGGTCGCATCTTAGATTTAGGGTGTGGACCGGGTCGCGATCTTGTGGCATTTAAGGCTGAAGGACATGAGGTTATCGGTCTAGATGCTACTCCTGCTTTTGTGGAAATGGCTCAACAAACGGGCTGCGAAGTATGGCAGCAAACTTTTCTGGATCTAGATTTGCCTGAGTGCTACTTTGATGGGGTTTTTGCCAATGCGTCTCTGTTGCATGTTCCCCAAACATCAATGGAGTCGGTACTCCAAAACTTATGGCAGTCCTTGGTAGAGGAAGGGGTGATCGTTCTATCCATGGCACGAGGCAATCAAGAGGGCTTTGTCAATCGCCCTTCGGGTCAGCGGTTTGTATCCTATTGGGAATATGAAACCCTCGCTCCTTTGGTGCAAGCAGCAGGATTCACCATAACGGATCACTACTACCGACCACCGGGACTACCCAAAGATCAGCAATCTTGGGTGGTGATTGTGGCGGTTAAGTCTCAGTCAGAAGGCTGA
- a CDS encoding alpha/beta fold hydrolase: MADNELESAFQHQYITTNQVRLHYVTQGEGPLMLMLHGFPEFWYSWHHQIPVFAQDYKVVALDMRGYNDSDKPQDVSAYRMVELIKDVKGVIQGLGYDQCILVAHDWGGAIAWQFAYAHPEMLQKLIIMNLPHPAKFQEALRSNPQQMMRSWYIGFFQVPMLPELMFQANDYRAIASMFSERATNKSAFSPEDLEAYKDAAAKRGALTAMINYYRSNLDMLLQPKDWGILDVPTLLLWGEDDFALGKELTYGTKDHVRNLELHYLSQCSHWIQQEQPELVNQYMRTFLMG, from the coding sequence ATGGCTGACAACGAGCTAGAATCTGCTTTTCAGCATCAATACATCACCACGAATCAGGTGCGGCTACACTATGTGACCCAGGGCGAAGGGCCATTAATGTTGATGCTGCATGGCTTTCCTGAATTTTGGTATTCTTGGCACCATCAAATTCCGGTGTTTGCCCAAGATTATAAGGTCGTGGCCTTAGATATGCGAGGGTATAACGATAGCGATAAACCTCAAGATGTCAGTGCCTATCGCATGGTAGAGCTGATTAAGGATGTGAAAGGGGTTATTCAAGGGCTGGGGTATGACCAGTGCATCTTGGTGGCCCATGATTGGGGCGGTGCGATCGCATGGCAATTCGCCTATGCCCACCCAGAGATGCTGCAAAAACTGATCATTATGAACTTGCCCCATCCTGCCAAGTTCCAGGAAGCGCTACGAAGTAATCCCCAACAGATGATGCGAAGCTGGTATATCGGCTTTTTCCAAGTGCCGATGCTGCCGGAACTGATGTTTCAAGCCAATGACTACCGTGCGATCGCATCCATGTTTTCAGAACGAGCAACTAACAAAAGTGCGTTTAGCCCTGAAGATCTAGAAGCCTACAAAGACGCGGCTGCCAAGCGGGGTGCCCTCACCGCCATGATTAACTACTATCGCAGTAACCTCGATATGCTCCTGCAGCCCAAAGATTGGGGAATCTTGGACGTTCCCACTCTGCTGCTATGGGGGGAAGATGACTTTGCCTTGGGTAAGGAACTTACTTATGGCACTAAAGACCATGTTCGTAATTTAGAACTGCACTATCTCAGTCAGTGTAGCCACTGGATCCAACAAGAGCAGCCGGAGCTGGTCAACCAATATATGCGCACCTTTCTGATGGGTTAA
- a CDS encoding glutathione S-transferase N-terminal domain-containing protein produces MIELYYWPTPNGHKITLFLEEAGLEYEIKPINIGRGDQFQPEFLKISPNNRIPAIIDLDPADGGGPISVFESGAILLYLAAKTGQFLPQDIRQHNIVQEWLFWQVGGLGPMAGQNHHFSQYAPEKLPYAITRYVNETNRLYGVLNQHLQGKDFIAGDYSIADMACYPWVVPYKWQGQQLDDFPEIDRWFQLIENRPATVTAYEKGKQVSQSTKLTDKKRKVLFGQTAKTQP; encoded by the coding sequence ATGATTGAGCTATATTATTGGCCCACCCCCAATGGGCATAAGATAACCCTATTCCTAGAGGAAGCCGGGCTGGAATACGAGATTAAGCCCATCAACATTGGCAGGGGGGATCAATTTCAGCCAGAGTTCCTCAAAATCTCTCCCAATAATCGGATTCCTGCCATTATTGACCTGGACCCGGCCGATGGCGGTGGACCTATTTCAGTCTTTGAATCTGGCGCTATCTTGTTGTACTTAGCAGCCAAAACCGGGCAATTTCTGCCACAAGACATACGGCAACACAATATCGTCCAGGAGTGGCTGTTTTGGCAAGTGGGGGGATTAGGGCCAATGGCCGGACAAAACCATCACTTTTCCCAATATGCGCCAGAGAAACTTCCCTATGCCATTACCCGATATGTGAATGAAACGAATCGGTTATATGGCGTTTTGAATCAGCATCTCCAAGGCAAAGACTTTATTGCAGGTGACTACTCCATTGCCGATATGGCTTGTTATCCATGGGTTGTACCCTACAAATGGCAAGGCCAACAGTTAGATGACTTTCCCGAGATTGATCGGTGGTTTCAGCTCATTGAAAATAGACCTGCCACCGTCACCGCCTATGAGAAAGGCAAGCAGGTCAGCCAATCAACCAAATTGACCGATAAAAAGAGAAAAGTCTTATTTGGCCAAACAGCGAAGACTCAACCGTGA